A single region of the Myripristis murdjan chromosome 3, fMyrMur1.1, whole genome shotgun sequence genome encodes:
- the LOC115376769 gene encoding zinc finger protein 771-like produces the protein MFKTEKLKALVNERLKAAAEEIFDLFERTIKDYEEEVSRSKQETDRPRRLQDGWKAPPQLSAEENEALCVQQHCEEGRTSLGQEDQELPQIKEEQEELWTNEETVQLQGVEEADTKDSMFNIIYVQRGDEDGRHPPHQSHIVENKGEPLPSSSTEKMKAEPDEEGCTASEPASDCQSFSSPQSVAESEDGDSDDNWRDSGDAKSGTNTKKPQQLGETIERPYKCSVCNKNFRIKSILTRHMKTHTGEKPYSCSVCGKSFIQRSYLQTHMNSHSGQKPYTCTFCGRGFTQVGNMNAHIRIHTGEKPHSCTDCGKCFREKADLIKHTIIHTGEKPYSCTICNMKFSAQSNLTRHIKTHSGERPYCCVVCGKRFIRRSHLNIHMKTHVGENL, from the exons AtgttcaaaacagaaaaactaaaaGCCCTGGTCAACGAGCGACTGAAAGCGGCCGCCGAGGAAATATTTGACCTGTTTGAAAGAACTATCAAAGACTATGAGGAGGAAGTTTCGCGTTCAAAGCAGGAGACAGACCGACCACGAAGGCTGCAGGATGGGTGGAAAG CTCCCCCACAACTCTCTGCTGAGGAAAATGAGGCTCTTTGTGTGCAGCAGCACTGTGAGGAAGGCAGGACCAGCCTGGGCCAGGAGGACCAAGAGCTCCCACAGATTAAAGAAGAACAGGAGGAACTGTGGACTAACGAGGAAACTGTGCAGCTCCAAGGGGTGGAGGAAGCTGACACCAAAGACTCCATGTTCAATATAATCTACGTACAGAGAGGTGATGAAGATGGAAGACACCCCCCACATCAAAGCCACATTGTGGAAAATAAAGGAGAGCCTTTacccagcagctccactgagaAGATGAAAGCAGAGCCTGATGAAGAGGGTTGCACTGCATCAGAACCAGCCAGTGACTGTCAGTCCTTTTCTTCACCCCAGTCTGTAGCTGAGAGTGAAGATGGTGACAGTGATGACAATTGGAGAGACAGTGGAGATGCTAAGTCGggtacaaacacaaagaaaccacAGCAACTAGGGGAGACAATAGAAAGACCGTATAAGTGCAGTGTTTGCAACAAGAATTTCAGAATTAAATCCATTCTGACACGccacatgaagacacacacgGGAGAGAAACCCTACAGTTGCAGTGTTTGCGGTAAAAGTTTCATTCAGCGCTCCTACCTGCAGACTCACATGAATTCTCACTCTGGTCAGAAACCTTACACTTGTACTTTTTGTGGCAGGGGATTCACGCAAGTCGGAAACATGAATGCCCACATAAGAATTCACACGGGAGAGAAACCTCACAGCTGCACAGACTGTGGTAAATGTTTTAGAGAGAAAGCCGATCTCATCAAGCATACAATAATTCATACTGGTGAGAAACCGTACAGTTGCACTATCTGTAATATGAAGTTCAGCGCTCAGTCTAATCTGACACGCCACATAAAGACCCACTCAGGAGAGCGGCCgtactgttgtgttgtgtgtggaaAAAGATTCATCCGACGCTCTCATTTGAACATTCATATGAAGACTCATGTAGGAGAAAACCTATAG